A stretch of DNA from Hydrogenophaga sp. SL48:
CTCGGTCAGCTCGGGGAATTTCCCCGAGGCGTCCCAGTCGAAGCTGCCGCCGTCCACCACCACGCCGCCGATCACGGTGCCGTGGCCGCTCAGGAATTTGGTGGCCGAGTGGTAGATGAGGTCGGCACCGTGCTCGAAAGGCTTGATCAGGTAAGGCGTGGTCAGCGTGCTGTCCACCAGCAGCGGCACTTTCGCCTCGTGCGCGATCTGGGCCACGGTGGGGATGTCCAGCACGTCCAGCCCGGGGTTGCCCACGGTTTCGCCAAAGAACAGCCGGGTGTTCGGCCGCACGGCGGCCTTCCAGCCATCGATGTCGCCGGGCTTCACGAAGGTGGTGTCGATGCCGAAGCGGCGCAGTGTGTAGTGCAGCAGGTTCTGGCTGCCGCCGTAGAGCGCGGTGCTGGCCACGATGTGCGAGCCCGCGCCCATGAGGGTGGCGATGCTCAGGTGCAGCGCGGCCTGGCCGCTGGCGACCGAGATGGCGCCGATGCCGCCTTCGAGCGCCGCCATGCGCTGCTCGAACACCGCGTTGGTCGGGTTGCTGATGCGGCTGTAGACGTGGCCGGCGCGCTCCAGGTTGAACAGCGCGGCGGCGTGGTCGGTGGACTCGAATACAAAAGACGTGGTGAGGTGGATCGGCACGGCGCGTGCGCCGGTGGCGTCGGGTGTGGCGCCGGCGTGCAGCGCCAGCGTGTCGAAGCCGGGGTCGGAATATCCGGGCATGAACGTGTCTCCAGTTGTTCAACACGCCCCCCAAAGGCGTGAGATTTGCTGGATTGTGGGCTATATTGCGGTGCATGCCAGCCATGCTGGGGACAGCCAAACACCGAGGAGAAGAGACATGAAAGTCAGTGACATCCTGCGCGTCAAGGGCGGCACGCTCTACACCATCCAACCGGACGAATCGCTCAGCCGGGCGATCGAAACCATGGCCCAGTTCGACATCGGTTCGCTGGCGGTCATGAACCATGGCGAGCTGGTGGGCATGTTGACCTTCCGCGAGGTGATCCACACGCTGGCCAAGAACGGTGGCAGCCTCGGTGACCGCACGGTTCGCTCGGTGATGGACGATCACCCCATGAGCTGCACGCCCGAAACCGAGCTCGAACAGGTGCGCCCGCTCATGCTGGAGCGCCACACCCGCTACATGCCCGTCATGGACAACAAGATGCTGATGGGCGTGATCAGCTTCTACGACGTGGCCAAGGCGGTGGTGGACAGCCAGAACTTCGAGAACAAGATGCTCAAGGCCTACATCCGCGACTGGCCCGAAGAAGAAACCGGCAAGAACGAGCCGAACTTCCCCTGAGCGCTCCCCGCTTCAAAACAAAACGCCCCGTGATCCGGGGCGTTTTGTTTTGAACGATCGTTTGAGCGAGGTGGCGCCAACCCAGAACACCGCGGGGCTGGCTTTGCCAGACCGCTGGTGTTGCCCCCAGCAGGGGGGTGACGCGCGCAGCGCGGCGCGGGGGGTTACATCGAACCATGGATCATGT
This window harbors:
- a CDS encoding O-acetylhomoserine aminocarboxypropyltransferase; this translates as MPGYSDPGFDTLALHAGATPDATGARAVPIHLTTSFVFESTDHAAALFNLERAGHVYSRISNPTNAVFEQRMAALEGGIGAISVASGQAALHLSIATLMGAGSHIVASTALYGGSQNLLHYTLRRFGIDTTFVKPGDIDGWKAAVRPNTRLFFGETVGNPGLDVLDIPTVAQIAHEAKVPLLVDSTLTTPYLIKPFEHGADLIYHSATKFLSGHGTVIGGVVVDGGSFDWDASGKFPELTEPYDGFHGMTFSEESTVGAFLLRARREGLRDFGACLSPHSAWLILQGLETLSLRMERHMSNTEKVVGFLASHPLVGRVGHPLLESHPSHALAQKLLKHGAKGAGAVFSFDIKGSREQGKAFIEALKIFSHLANVGDCRSLVIHPASTTHFRMSNEALAGAGIGPGTIRLSIGLEDPDDLIDDLKRALKAAEKAGKP
- a CDS encoding CBS domain-containing protein, with product MKVSDILRVKGGTLYTIQPDESLSRAIETMAQFDIGSLAVMNHGELVGMLTFREVIHTLAKNGGSLGDRTVRSVMDDHPMSCTPETELEQVRPLMLERHTRYMPVMDNKMLMGVISFYDVAKAVVDSQNFENKMLKAYIRDWPEEETGKNEPNFP